GATTACCTACTGCGCTGCCCAAAGTCCGCATGACCAGTACTTTTTCCGTGAACCCCGACGTATGGTGCACGGTCAGGTAACACCCCCAATGCTTGATTTGGCCAATGAAGAGCTGGTCTCCAGTCATCTGTTCGCCACCTGGCTATCCGAAACCGGCACGCGCCTGCCTGCCGCAATTAATGAATTGATTGACGTTACTCAGTCCAGCATGCCGATCAACGAGAGCTATGCTGAATCACTGGCCAATGACAAAGCACTCAGCGGCGCCCAACAGCGTGGCAAACGCCTGATGCGTCTGCTCGGTGATGCGCTGGCGCCTGCAGGGGGGGTTTGGCTCAACAGTCAGGAACCGCTGGAAGTGGCGGCAAGTGCCTGGGCTGACAAGCGCCTGCAGCAAGCGATGGGACGGCTGGATGACTGCTTTACCCGTTGGCGAGATCTCTATACCTCAACACTTAAACAGATCGAAGAAGCCAACCGTTTGATGACCAACCCGGCCAGCAGCAAGCGCGAACGTGATATTGCGCGCAGGCGCTGGGAAGAAGGCTCTATCCAGTTCAGCCTGCTGCAGGACAACAACAAGCGCCAGTCTGACTTTGAGACCTACCGTTACCTGGCCGGTCAGGGTTTTTTGCCTGGCTACAACTTCCCGCGTTTGCCGCTCGCAGCATTCATCCCAGGCAGTCGCAGTGGGCGGCGTGAAAACCATAACCGGGTACTGTCTCGCCCTCGCTTTCTGGCTATTTCCGAGTTTGGTCCACTGAGCTTGATTTACCACGAAGGCCAGCAGTACCGCGTCAAGCGCGTTATTCTCGGAGCTGTCGATCAGCAACAGATTACAGAGGCCCGCCTGCCCGAGCAGCAAGTACGCATCTGTGGTCATTGTGGTTATGGGCATTTCGCCGAGCAATTGAACCTGGATCTCTGTGTGGCCTGCAGTACACCACTGGAAGGCAGCAAAATGGTGCACAACCTCTTCCGCATTGAAAACGTGGCGACCCGTCCGGTAACACGTATTACCTGCGACGAAGAAGAGCGTATGCGCCAGGGTTATGACCTGCGTACTACCCTGCAGTACCCGGAAGAGAACGGTGTGCTGAAAGTCGTGCGCAGTGATATGCACCAGGCCGATACCCTGCTGGCTGAAATGGAGTATGCCCAGCAAGCCTACATTTGGCGCATCAACCTGGGTTGGAAGCGACGCAAAAACAAGGAAATTGACGGGTTCATGATCGACCCGCTCAACGGCACTTGGCTGAAGGACGAAGAACAGGGCAGCAATGAAGAAACAGAAGCCGATGATCCGGTCAACCAGCGTCAGCGCATCTCACCGTTCGTGACCGATCGACGTAATGTGTTGGTTATTCGCCCTGCCCTTGCCATGTCACCGACAACCGCTGCAACTCTGCAATATGCGCTCAAGCGCGGCATTGAGCTGAACTTCCAGCTGGAAGAAAGCGAACTGATGGCAGAGCCCCTACCGGACCTGTATGAACGTAACGCCCTGCTATTTTATGAAGCCGCCGAAGGCGGTGCGGGTGTACTGACTCGACTTGCGACTGAACCGGACGCCTGGCGCAAAGTGGCGCAGACAGCTCTCGAGCTCATGCATTGGGAACGACCAGACCCAGCCGTACCCTGGCATCAACTGCCACAACACCAATGGCTGGATAAAGACAGTAACTGTGAAGCAGGCTGTTATCGCTGCATTCTCAGCTATTTCAACCAGCCTGATCACGAAAGCATCGACCGGCGCGACCGCGAGGCGCTTGAATGGCTCGCGCAACTGACCGACCTTAAACTTACGGCCGGTTCCGGTGGGCACAGCCATGCTGACCAGGCTGCGCAACTTAAACGTGCTAGTGGCAGCAGCCTTGAACAAGCCTGGCTCGATGCCCTTGAGCAGTATGGACTGCGCCAGCCGGATGCGGCCCAACCCTATCTGGAAGCGTTCAACATGCGTCCCGACTTTGCCTATCGTGACAGCCGTGCCGTCATATTTGTGGATGGTCCACATCACGAACATCCTGACCGCCGCATGATCGATCAGCAACAAACCCGTGATCTGGAAGACGCCGGTTTCGTTGTGTTGCGCTTCCCCAAAGAAACTGCACGCTGGCCCGCCCTCTTTGCCCAGCACCCCGATATTTTCGGTGCAATGCCCGTTACTGATGCCGTGGAGAAATCTGATTCATGAACGCCCCTACTTCAACACCAGCCTTCAACCCCGGCAGTATCGTCAGAGCACGTGACCGTGAATGGGTTGTACTGCCGGAATCCAAGGGCTCGGATCTGTACCTGCGTGCCCTGGGCAGTGGTGATGATGATCGCGTCCGCCTGTTGGCTGAACTGGAACAGATCGAACAGGCGCTGTTTCCGGCACCCAACCCGGCTGATGCGCGTGAGGGCAGTCAGCAGTCGGGCCAGCTGCTGCGTGACTCCATGCTACTCAAATTGCGCGCTGGCGCCGGCCCTTTCCGCGCCATTGGCAACCTGGCTTTCGAGCCCCGAGCATACCAACTCGTGCCCCTGCTGATGGCACTGCGTCAGGAAGTGGTACGTCTGCTGATCGCCGATGATGTGGGGATAGGCAAAACCATCGAAGCCGGTCTGATTCTGCGCGAGCTGATTGATCGTGGTGAAGTAAAAGGCTTCACGGTACTCTGCCCGCCACACCTCTGTGAGCAGTGGCAGGAAGAACTGAGTGAAAAATTCCACCTGCAGCCGGTTATTGTCAGCCGCCATACTGCCGCACGCCTTGAACGCGGCTTACTGCAAAGCGAGTCGCTGTTTCAGTATTACCCCTATACCGTCGTCAGCCTGGATTACATCAAGTCCAACCGCCGCCGTGATGAGTTTCTGACCAGCTGCCCGGACTTCGTCATTGTCGATGAGGCGCACACCTGCGCTCAGGGCAATGCTCAGGGCCGCCACCAACGGTATGCCTTGCTAAAAGGCCTGTCTGCCAAGGCAAGCCGCAATATGCTCCTGCTCACCGCTACCCCACACAGCGGTGATGAACAGGCGTTCCGTAACCTGCTGGGGCTGCTTGACCCCGAGTTTGCCACCCTGGTACGGCTCGACGATGCCCGCAACCCCATCCGCAAACGCCTTGCACTGCACATGGTTCAACGTCGCCGCCAGGATATTGCCGAATGGCGTGATAACACCCAGTTCCCTGATCGTGAAACCGGCGAAACCGCCTACCGCATGCAGGGTGACTGGATGGCACTGTTTCAGGATGTCATAGATTATGCCCGCGAGCTGGTTGAACGTGCGGAGCAGCTGGATCAGTTCCAGCAACGTCTGCATTGGTGGGCAGCACTGGCGCTGCTGCGCTGTATCTCCTCCTCCCCGGCAGCCGCTGTCCGCACCCTGCAAAACCGTATTGATCGCTCCATACAGCCGGAATCGAACGCAGCGCAAGCCATTGAAATGCTCGATGAGCTGGGTAGCCGCACCATTCTGGATACCAGTGACGAAAGCCAGGATGATCTGGAGCCAAGTGCCCAACTCGAAGATGTGCCCCTGCTCCAGCACTTGATAAGCAGGGCTGAAAGCCTGCAAGGCCCAAAAGCCGATCCCAAGCTGAAGCAACTCATCGCCTCGCTCAAACCCATGCTCAATGACGGCTACCGGCCGGTCATTTTCTGCCGTTACATTCCTACGGCGCATTACCTGGCAGAGCATCTGGGCAAAGCGTTCAAAGCCTACAACGTGGAATGTGTGACCGGTGAACTACACCCATCAGAGCGTGAAGACCGAGTAGAAGCGCTGGCTGAGCGCGACGGCTCACCTATTCTGGTAGCGACCGACTGCCTTTCAGAAGGGATCAACCTGCAAGAGCATTTTGATGCCATTGTTCATTACGATCTGGCATGGAACCCCACCCGCCACGAGCAGCGAGAAGGCCGTGTAGACCGCTTTGGCCAGCGCACACCCGTGGTGAAGGCACTCATGCTCTACGGTGATAACAACCCGGTTGATGGCGCCGTGCTGAAAGTCATCATTCGCAAAGCTGAAGCGATTCGCAAGGCACTGGGGGTCAGCGTCCCCATGCCTGAAGATGAAAACCGCGTAACCCAAGCCATTATGCAAACGGTACTACTGACCCGAGGCATGGACAGCGGCATGAGCCAGATGGGTTTGGGGCTTGAGTTTGACGGCCTGGACGATCTGGAACAGCAGGTCGATGTATCCTGGGACAGTGCCCGTGAAAAAGCCAGGCGCAACCGCACCATCTTCGCCCAGCAAGCGATCCATCCCGATGAAGTGCTGCCTGAATGGCAGCGAATGCAGGAAGTGTTGGGCGACCAGAATGATGTGCAGCGTTTCATCACACAGGCACTGTCAGCCCTGCGCGCCCCGCTACAACCCCATCAGCAGCATTTCCGCATGAGCTGGAACGAACTGCCGCTGGCGATACGTGAACGGCTGGAAAGTCACGGCATTCGACGTATCGACCACTTGGGGTTCGAACTACCGTTACCGCGTGATGTGACCTACATCCACCGCAGCCACCCACTGGTTACGGTGTTGGCTGATGAACTGGCAGAGCGTGCGCTGGAGTCCGATGATTCGGTTGAACGCCCTGCTCGCCGCGCTGGCGCCATCACCACGCGGGAAGTAGAGCAACGCGCTATTCTGGCACTACTGCGTCTGCGCACCAATCTGGTGGTTGAGCGTGAGGGCAATCGCCGCGAAATGCTTGCAGAAGAAGCCGTGACTGTGCTGATTGAAGGCAATCAGCCGCCACGCCAGTTAACCACTCAGGAAGCGGTGCAACTGTTTAACCTGGCGCCAAGCCAGAACACCCTGCCGGAAGTGCGCGAACGCGCTGTGCGTCAGGCGCTGGAGCGGCTTCAGGAGCAGCAATCGGTCCTGGATCAGATCGCCCGCGATCATGGCCAACAGCTGTTACAGGATCATCGCCGAGTACGTGATTCAGAGCGTGACGGCCGGGGTAACTTTCAGGTCAATCCGCAGTTGCCGGCTGATATTCTTGGGGTGTATGTGCTGATGCCAGAGGTGGCGTTTTGAACAGGCGGGTAAAACGGCTGGGTACAGAAAAAAATAACCCCGGGTTCATCACCAGTAGCAAGACTGGGAGAGGAATAGCCCGGGGACTGTGCGCACAGTATAGCCAGCACCGAGGCAAGACTCAATGACCCAAGCACTCGATGCCGTTATTGCCGGGCTGTCACCCCAGCGGCTGGGGCCTTATCTGCAGCACAGCAACGGCGACCCACTGCAGGCGCTGGCGCAGTATCACTGGAACCTTCAGTTAAGCGAGGCGCTCTACCCTCTGCTGCACCTTAACGAAGTGGTATTCCGTAACGCCCTGCATAATGCGCTGACCGCTGAATTTGAGACCGAAAACTGGTTTCAGGGCCTGTGGCTGCACAGCCGTGAACAGCAGGCCATCAACAAGGTCCTGACTGAACTGCACAAGCGCAAGCAGCCTCCCACGGCTGACCGTGTGATTGCCGAACTCACCTTTGGTTTCTGGTGCAGCCTCTGCGATAGACGTTACGAGCATAAGCAGATTCTTTGGCCAAAGTTGCTCAAACACGCACCGTTGAAATACCTGCCCAAACGGCAGCGCCAGCGTAAAGAGATCAGCCGTGCCGTCAACCGGCTACGTCAGTTGCGTAACCGTGTGTTCCACCATGAACCCATCTGGCACTGGTGTGACCTTGCACAGCGGCATAGCGATGCCGGCGAACTGCTCGCCTGGTTGAACCCCGAGATCGCCAGAATGCTGCAACACAGCGACCGCTTTACACCGATTTACCGTCAGGGCATGACCCCACTGATCCAGGAGCTTTACCGATGAACCACAGGGATGCCGACCAGAATATTTTCCGCCTGGAAGGTGGGCTGCTGCCGGCCGATTTGTTCAACCAGCTCGCCGCCTTGCAGCTACCGGGACAATCTGCAGCCGAATACCGTATTCCTCAAGGCTTGACCCTGCGTGACGAGATTGGCCGTTATTGGCGTATCGCCCAGGCCAACTGGCAGAACTTTGATCAACAACGCCAGCGCACCGACCTGAGTGACCCGACAGGCGCCGCCCAACACTGGCTGCACAGCCTGCTTACTGAGGTATTTGGTTTTACGGATCTGCAAGCCTATTCAACGCCACAGGTCATTGACGAGCGTGGCTTCCCGATCACCCACCATGCCTGCAACGGCCGAGTGCCGATGGTGTTCTGCGCACCCGCCGAAAAGGCACTGGATACGGCCGACCCGCGCTTTGGTCACGAAGGACGTAAACGCAGTCCCACCGGTTTGTTGCAGGAATACCTGAACGCCAACGACCAGGCACTGTGGGGCCTGGTCAGCGATGGCCAGCGCCTGCGCATACTGCGTGACAACCCCTCCATGACCCGCCCGGCCTATGTAGAAGTGGACCTGGCCACCTGCTTTGCCGAAGAACAGCTGCCGGCCTTCCGTATTCTATGGCTGATGCTTCACGCCAGCCGATTCCAGCCACGCGATCATGAGGGTGCCGCCGATGTGCACCTTTGTTGGCTTGAACTCTGGCGCGCGCAGGCGGAAGAACAGGGTGAACGCCTGCTGGATAAGCTGCGTGTTGGGGTAACGGTAGCACTGGGCGCACTGGGCAGCGGCTTTTTACGCCATCCGCAAAACGATACCTTGCGCCAGCAGTTTACCGACCGTGAGCTGGATGCACAGGCCTACTATCAGGAACTGCTGCGCCTGGTGTATCGCCTGCTGTTTCTGTTGCGGGCTGAAGCCCGTGACCTGCTCCACCCCGAGGGCAGTGATCCGCTTGCAAAAGAGCGTTACCGCGAGGGTTACAGCCTTGACACGCTCCGCCGTGCGGCGCGTAAGCCACACCGCTTTGAAGCTCGGCACCATGATCTCTGGCTGACGCTGCAGCACAGCCTGCAAGGTCTTGCTAAAGGCCAGCCTCTTTTGGCGCTGCCTGCGCTGGGTGGCTTGTTTGATAACAGCCAATGCCCGCATTTGGACCAGTCGTTAATCGATAACCAGGCGCTGCTGAAAGCCATCAAGGCGCTTACCTGGCACCCCAGTGACAGCAGCAACACACTGGTTGCCACTGACTACGCCAATATGGATGCCGAAGAGCTGGGCTCTGTGTATGAAGCGCTGCTGGAACTGGTGCCTGCCATCGACCAAAATCCATGGCGTTTCAGTTTTATTGGCTTAGAAGCGGGCGAAAACACGGCCGGCAACCTGCGCAAACTGACCGGTTCATACTACACGCCGGATGTGCTGGTGCAGTCATTGATCGACACGGCGCTCAAGCCCGTCGTGCGTGAACGCCTGGCTGAAAATCCCGCTTCACCCCGGCAGGCGCTGCTGGACATGCGCGTTGTTGATCCGGCCTGTGGCTCCGGCCACTTTTTGCTGGCAGCCACCCGCACCCTGGCCCGTGAAGTCGCGCAGCTGGATGCCGAAGGCAGTGAGCCCACACCCGCCCAGTTCCAGCATGCCCTGCGCGATGTGGTGCAGCACTGCATCTACGGCGTGGACCTGAACCCCATGGCCATAGAGTTGTGCCGCGCGGCACTGTGGATGGAGGCACTGGAGCCCGGCAAGCCACTCACCTTTTTGGATAGCCATATCCAATGTGGTAATGCACTGGTGGGCGTGTACGACCCTGCTGTGCTGGAAAAAGGCATTCCCGATGATGCTTTCAAAGCCCTGGAGGGCGACGACAAGGCGCTACTGAAAGACCTGAAGAAGACCAACAAACAACAGGCCCAAACCCTGGCGATTGATTTGCGTATCAACGCCCAGCAACTCGCTGCGGTGGAGGAGCTACCGGAAGAATCCCTGGATGAGGTACTCAACAAGCGCCAGCAATGGCAGGCCGCCCAGCAAAGCCAGGAAGCCCGCCGTGCCCGGCTACTGGAAGACCTCTGGACGGCCGCGTTCTTTGTCCCGAAGAACCAGGGCTACGCCAACCGCATTCCGGACAACGGCGCACTGAAGGCGGCCCATCGGGGTGAACTCAGTCCCGAAGTAGCGGCCGAAGTGCGGCTGCGCGCAGAGCAGAACCGTTTCTTCCATTGGCCACTGCAGTTTCCGGAAGTCTTTAACCGGGACAACGCAGGTTTTGACGTGGTGCTAGGCAACCCGCCGTGGGAAGAATTGCAGTCATCAGACACAGAATTTTTCGCAGCAAGGGATCAGCAAATCGCTAACATGCTAGGTGATACGCGGAAAAAAGCTATTGACGAATTAAAAGTATCGAACCTCAACTTATACAATGAATATATATTGGAAAAGCGTGCTCTTGATGCAACGAAGAATTTCATTCGTGTAAGCGACCGCTTCCCATTGACAGCTCACGGCAAGTTAAACCTCTATCCATTATTTTCAGAGCTGGCGTTGACACTGCTCAACCAATCCGGCCGCTCAGGTATTGTTGTACAACGAGGAATAGCAACCGACGACTCGAACAAATTCTTTTTCCAATACATTACTGAGAAGAAGATGCTTTCCTCATTCCTGGACATAGAAAATAGCGAGGGAATGTTCCAGAGTGTTCACAGAAGTTTTAACTTCTGCTTGCTAACTCTCGCTCATAATGTTGAAAGCGCAGAGTTGCTTTTCTATGCAAAAAACAAAAATGATTTGGAGAATCCCTCTCGTCGGATCCACTTAGAGCCAGATGATTTCTTGAGAATCAACCCTAACACTCTTACAGCACCGACATTCCGTGCTGATAAGGATGCGGAGATCACGAGGAAGATATACAGGCGCGTTCCGGTATTTCTTCGTGAACGGGAGCCTGAGCGCAACCCTTGGAACGTCAGTTTCAAACAGGGCTTGTTCAACATGACTTCGGCGAGCCACCTATTCCGCACCTATGAGCAACTGGATGAGAAAGGCGCACAACTCGTGGGCAACCAATTCCAACTCGATGGAACTCGTTATCTGCCCCTGTACGAAGCCAAAATGGTGCACCACTACGACCACCGCTTCGCCACTTACGAAACCGACGGCGAAACTACCCGCGACACGACGGTGGCCGAAAAGCAGCAGACAGATTACGCCCCGCTTCCCCGGTACTGGGTGGAAGAGCGAGAGGTACTGCTGCGCACCGCCGATATGCCTCGTGTCGTGCTGGACGGCCTGAAAAAACAG
This DNA window, taken from Marinobacterium iners, encodes the following:
- a CDS encoding Eco57I restriction-modification methylase domain-containing protein; the encoded protein is MNHRDADQNIFRLEGGLLPADLFNQLAALQLPGQSAAEYRIPQGLTLRDEIGRYWRIAQANWQNFDQQRQRTDLSDPTGAAQHWLHSLLTEVFGFTDLQAYSTPQVIDERGFPITHHACNGRVPMVFCAPAEKALDTADPRFGHEGRKRSPTGLLQEYLNANDQALWGLVSDGQRLRILRDNPSMTRPAYVEVDLATCFAEEQLPAFRILWLMLHASRFQPRDHEGAADVHLCWLELWRAQAEEQGERLLDKLRVGVTVALGALGSGFLRHPQNDTLRQQFTDRELDAQAYYQELLRLVYRLLFLLRAEARDLLHPEGSDPLAKERYREGYSLDTLRRAARKPHRFEARHHDLWLTLQHSLQGLAKGQPLLALPALGGLFDNSQCPHLDQSLIDNQALLKAIKALTWHPSDSSNTLVATDYANMDAEELGSVYEALLELVPAIDQNPWRFSFIGLEAGENTAGNLRKLTGSYYTPDVLVQSLIDTALKPVVRERLAENPASPRQALLDMRVVDPACGSGHFLLAATRTLAREVAQLDAEGSEPTPAQFQHALRDVVQHCIYGVDLNPMAIELCRAALWMEALEPGKPLTFLDSHIQCGNALVGVYDPAVLEKGIPDDAFKALEGDDKALLKDLKKTNKQQAQTLAIDLRINAQQLAAVEELPEESLDEVLNKRQQWQAAQQSQEARRARLLEDLWTAAFFVPKNQGYANRIPDNGALKAAHRGELSPEVAAEVRLRAEQNRFFHWPLQFPEVFNRDNAGFDVVLGNPPWEELQSSDTEFFAARDQQIANMLGDTRKKAIDELKVSNLNLYNEYILEKRALDATKNFIRVSDRFPLTAHGKLNLYPLFSELALTLLNQSGRSGIVVQRGIATDDSNKFFFQYITEKKMLSSFLDIENSEGMFQSVHRSFNFCLLTLAHNVESAELLFYAKNKNDLENPSRRIHLEPDDFLRINPNTLTAPTFRADKDAEITRKIYRRVPVFLREREPERNPWNVSFKQGLFNMTSASHLFRTYEQLDEKGAQLVGNQFQLDGTRYLPLYEAKMVHHYDHRFATYETDGETTRDTTVAEKQQTDYAPLPRYWVEEREVLLRTADMPRVVLDGLKKQDTAKLEEGLRQWLAGQLLIREQFEEASQLLGSRVTKRGTTGNLFQTAEFTKDGLAARKMAEDHPMTDAELDDWLTAFSARQDYAMLVEGRLEGRSPKYLLGFRDICRATDERTFIGSTIPFTAVGNKYPLMLLPVATPSDQAAALQANLATLPFDYIARQKIGGTTMNFFIAKQLPVLPPETYKETDLAYITPRVLELTYTSHELAPFARDLGYDGEPFGWDPDRRHQLRCELDAYYARLYGLTREELRYILDPAEVMGPDYPSVTFPGLKRKEIAEYGEYLTQRRVLEAFDALQGQ
- a CDS encoding helicase-related protein, which encodes MNAPTSTPAFNPGSIVRARDREWVVLPESKGSDLYLRALGSGDDDRVRLLAELEQIEQALFPAPNPADAREGSQQSGQLLRDSMLLKLRAGAGPFRAIGNLAFEPRAYQLVPLLMALRQEVVRLLIADDVGIGKTIEAGLILRELIDRGEVKGFTVLCPPHLCEQWQEELSEKFHLQPVIVSRHTAARLERGLLQSESLFQYYPYTVVSLDYIKSNRRRDEFLTSCPDFVIVDEAHTCAQGNAQGRHQRYALLKGLSAKASRNMLLLTATPHSGDEQAFRNLLGLLDPEFATLVRLDDARNPIRKRLALHMVQRRRQDIAEWRDNTQFPDRETGETAYRMQGDWMALFQDVIDYARELVERAEQLDQFQQRLHWWAALALLRCISSSPAAAVRTLQNRIDRSIQPESNAAQAIEMLDELGSRTILDTSDESQDDLEPSAQLEDVPLLQHLISRAESLQGPKADPKLKQLIASLKPMLNDGYRPVIFCRYIPTAHYLAEHLGKAFKAYNVECVTGELHPSEREDRVEALAERDGSPILVATDCLSEGINLQEHFDAIVHYDLAWNPTRHEQREGRVDRFGQRTPVVKALMLYGDNNPVDGAVLKVIIRKAEAIRKALGVSVPMPEDENRVTQAIMQTVLLTRGMDSGMSQMGLGLEFDGLDDLEQQVDVSWDSAREKARRNRTIFAQQAIHPDEVLPEWQRMQEVLGDQNDVQRFITQALSALRAPLQPHQQHFRMSWNELPLAIRERLESHGIRRIDHLGFELPLPRDVTYIHRSHPLVTVLADELAERALESDDSVERPARRAGAITTREVEQRAILALLRLRTNLVVEREGNRREMLAEEAVTVLIEGNQPPRQLTTQEAVQLFNLAPSQNTLPEVRERAVRQALERLQEQQSVLDQIARDHGQQLLQDHRRVRDSERDGRGNFQVNPQLPADILGVYVLMPEVAF